In Bacteroidota bacterium, the following are encoded in one genomic region:
- the dnaG gene encoding DNA primase has product MYIPEDKIEEIRAASDVVEVVGEYVQLKQRGTNFVGLCPFHKEKTPSFNVNPGLGIFKCFGCGAGGNVFQFLMRIETLEFPEAVKILAQKTGIVIPENHEQQKQSSEVEGIFHALRFAGRFFYQHLTQKPSGEEALAYLTNRGFSPDSIKKFGLGYAPEAWDGLLTAAEKEKIDVQFLEKAGLIIPRKDKSGYYDRYRNRVIFPIFSHLSKVIGFGGRILTADKNQPKYINSPETRVYHKGRVLYGLHQSKQAIRKREQVLLVEGYTDVISLFQAGIENVVATSGTALTPDQIKLLKRYTNQVLVLYDSDSAGAAAALRGIDLLLTQGMTVYGLELPEGEDPDSYVRAHGAEGFETYMVEQRKDFIAFIYELAKRSGQLQTPEGEGKLTRSILNSIARMPDTTMHEPFIRRASHVLGIPDIKLFGELSKMLKAAPATARSQPVEEVPPMPSVYTDESAPIEVEVPGVVLPEERMLVLLMLDHGNPLVEHIMGNMSIDEFSPGVIRKTVDAILSMYNDGKVNKDKLIEGTHGNLVRELVTDVLMQRHELSKNWSRKQNISVPRYNEDPYEVAAGAMTLLKLDRVKDAMEQMKQQIFRAEQSGANVHKLLQEQMALQTLQRQIERREFLDWNV; this is encoded by the coding sequence ATGTATATCCCTGAAGACAAAATAGAAGAAATTCGCGCTGCCAGCGATGTAGTAGAAGTCGTCGGGGAATACGTACAGCTTAAACAGCGCGGGACCAACTTTGTTGGTTTGTGTCCTTTCCACAAAGAGAAAACCCCGTCTTTCAATGTCAATCCGGGTTTGGGTATTTTCAAGTGTTTTGGGTGTGGTGCCGGTGGCAATGTCTTTCAGTTTTTGATGCGGATTGAAACGCTCGAATTTCCCGAGGCGGTGAAAATTCTGGCGCAGAAGACTGGCATCGTCATTCCTGAGAATCACGAACAGCAAAAACAAAGCTCCGAAGTTGAAGGCATTTTTCATGCCCTGCGGTTTGCCGGCCGATTTTTTTATCAACATCTAACCCAGAAACCATCAGGCGAAGAAGCCCTTGCGTATCTCACCAATCGCGGGTTTTCACCGGATTCCATCAAGAAATTTGGATTAGGCTACGCCCCGGAAGCCTGGGATGGTTTGTTAACGGCTGCCGAGAAAGAGAAAATTGACGTCCAATTTCTCGAAAAAGCCGGCCTCATTATCCCGCGCAAAGATAAGTCTGGCTATTACGACCGATACCGCAATCGCGTCATTTTCCCCATCTTCTCGCACCTGAGCAAGGTAATAGGGTTTGGCGGACGTATTCTGACAGCAGATAAAAATCAGCCCAAATATATCAACTCGCCTGAAACGCGGGTTTATCACAAAGGACGCGTGCTTTATGGATTGCATCAATCTAAACAGGCAATTCGGAAGCGGGAGCAAGTGCTGCTGGTTGAGGGCTACACGGATGTTATCTCGCTTTTCCAGGCCGGTATAGAAAACGTTGTAGCAACAAGCGGGACTGCGCTCACGCCCGATCAAATTAAACTCCTCAAGCGGTACACCAACCAGGTATTGGTGTTATACGATAGCGACTCCGCGGGTGCTGCCGCTGCTTTGCGCGGGATCGACCTGTTGTTGACACAGGGCATGACCGTGTATGGCCTTGAGCTGCCTGAAGGCGAAGATCCTGATTCATATGTCCGGGCCCACGGCGCCGAAGGTTTTGAAACGTATATGGTAGAGCAGCGCAAAGATTTTATCGCGTTTATTTACGAACTCGCAAAGCGCAGTGGCCAGCTACAAACGCCGGAAGGGGAAGGAAAGCTGACGCGCTCCATTCTTAATTCCATTGCGCGCATGCCCGATACCACCATGCATGAGCCTTTTATCCGAAGGGCAAGCCATGTATTGGGTATTCCTGATATCAAGCTGTTTGGTGAGCTGAGTAAAATGCTTAAAGCTGCTCCAGCAACTGCGCGGTCGCAGCCAGTTGAAGAGGTGCCGCCGATGCCTTCTGTCTATACTGATGAATCGGCGCCCATTGAAGTTGAGGTGCCTGGGGTTGTACTGCCGGAAGAGCGCATGCTGGTTTTACTGATGCTCGATCATGGCAATCCGCTTGTAGAGCACATCATGGGCAACATGTCGATTGATGAATTCAGCCCGGGCGTAATTCGCAAAACAGTGGATGCTATTCTGTCGATGTATAATGACGGCAAAGTGAACAAGGATAAGTTGATTGAGGGCACCCATGGCAACCTGGTGCGGGAATTGGTAACTGATGTGCTCATGCAGCGCCACGAACTTTCCAAAAACTGGAGCCGCAAGCAAAATATCAGCGTCCCGCGTTATAATGAAGATCCATACGAAGTGGCTGCCGGCGCCATGACCCTGTTGAAACTGGATCGCGTGAAAGATGCCATGGAGCAGATGAAACAGCAGATATTCAGGGCTGAACAGTCAGGTGCCAACGTACATAAGCTCCTCCAGGAACAGATGGCATTACAAACTTTACAGCGCCAGATTGAAAGGCGAGAATTTCTCGACTGGAATGTTTAG